A genomic window from Massilia sp. METH4 includes:
- a CDS encoding 6-phosphofructokinase, with product MGSGRILVAQGGGPTAVINQSLVGVALEARRFRDVTRVYGAMHGVRGIVDEQFVDLTQETSHNLELVAATPSSALGSTRDKPDVKYCAEIFNVLRAHEIEHFFYIGGNDSSDTVRIVSEQARAAGYPLRAIHIPKTIDNDLVGNDHTPGFPSAARFVAQAFAGANLDNAALPGVYVGVVMGRHAGFLTAASALGKKFPDDGPHLIYLPERTFSLEAFLADVKATYERHGRCVIAVSEGIHDASGEPVATLLAKEIEKDAHGNVQLSGTGALADLLCDEIKAKLGIKRVRGDTFGYLQRSFIGCVSDVDQREAREVGEKAVQYAFWGDRDGSVAIRRTGFYSADYALLPLEEVAGKTRTMEDEFIAPSGTDVTDAFRLYLRPLLGSGMPDAFRLRCAPVAKILRA from the coding sequence ATGGGCTCCGGCAGGATTCTGGTGGCACAGGGAGGCGGGCCGACCGCCGTCATCAACCAGTCGCTGGTGGGCGTGGCGCTCGAGGCGCGCCGCTTTCGCGACGTGACGCGGGTGTACGGCGCCATGCACGGCGTGCGCGGCATCGTCGACGAACAATTCGTCGACCTCACGCAGGAAACGAGCCACAACCTGGAACTGGTGGCCGCCACGCCCTCTTCCGCGCTCGGCTCCACGCGCGACAAGCCGGACGTGAAGTACTGCGCCGAGATCTTCAACGTGCTGCGGGCGCACGAGATCGAGCATTTCTTCTATATCGGCGGCAACGATTCATCCGACACGGTGCGCATCGTCAGCGAACAGGCCCGTGCCGCCGGCTATCCGCTGCGCGCCATCCATATTCCAAAGACGATCGACAACGACCTGGTGGGCAACGACCACACGCCGGGCTTTCCATCTGCCGCGCGCTTCGTGGCGCAGGCGTTTGCCGGCGCCAACCTCGACAACGCCGCGCTGCCCGGCGTGTACGTGGGCGTCGTCATGGGCCGCCACGCGGGCTTCCTCACCGCCGCCTCGGCGCTGGGCAAGAAGTTCCCGGACGACGGGCCGCACCTGATCTACCTGCCCGAGCGCACGTTCTCGCTCGAAGCCTTCCTTGCGGACGTGAAGGCGACCTACGAGCGGCACGGCCGCTGCGTGATCGCCGTCTCCGAAGGCATCCACGATGCCAGCGGCGAACCGGTGGCCACCCTGCTGGCCAAGGAGATCGAGAAGGATGCGCACGGCAATGTGCAACTGTCCGGCACCGGCGCGCTGGCCGACCTGCTGTGCGACGAGATCAAGGCGAAGCTGGGCATCAAGCGCGTGCGCGGCGACACGTTCGGCTACCTGCAACGCTCGTTCATCGGCTGCGTGTCGGACGTGGACCAGCGCGAGGCGCGCGAAGTGGGAGAAAAGGCGGTGCAGTACGCGTTCTGGGGCGACCGCGACGGCTCGGTGGCGATCCGCCGCACGGGCTTCTATTCGGCCGACTACGCGCTGCTGCCGCTCGAGGAAGTGGCCGGCAAGACGCGCACGATGGAAGACGAATTCATCGCCCCTTCCGGCACCGATGTGACGGACGCGTTCCGGCTGTACCTGCGGCCCTTATTGGGGTCGGGGATGCCCGATGCATTCCGGCTGCGCTGCGCGCCGGTGGCGAAGATCCTCAGGGCTTGA
- the purM gene encoding phosphoribosylformylglycinamidine cyclo-ligase: protein MSQPSNVSLSYRDAGVDIDAGDALVEAIKPFAKRTLREGVMGGIGGFGALFEISKKYKEPVLVSGTDGVGTKLKLAFELNRHDTVGIDLVAMSVNDILVQGAEPLFFLDYFACGKLDVPIATDVIKGIAAGCEQAGCALIGGETAEMPSMYPAGEYDLAGFAVGAVEKSKLIDGSKIAPGDVVLGLASSGAHSNGYSLVRKIIEVAKPDLEADFHGRKLADVLMTPTRIYVKPLLALMESMEVKGLVHITGGGLVENIPRVLADNLTAELDGKSWTMPPLFQWLQQHGGVADAEMHRVFNCGIGMTVIVSAENADAAIAQLTAAGETVSRIGTIRARKEGEHQTIVV, encoded by the coding sequence ATGAGCCAACCTTCCAACGTATCCCTGTCCTACCGTGACGCCGGCGTCGATATCGACGCGGGTGATGCCTTAGTCGAAGCGATCAAGCCATTTGCCAAGCGTACGCTGCGCGAAGGCGTGATGGGCGGCATCGGCGGCTTCGGCGCGCTGTTCGAGATCAGCAAGAAGTACAAGGAACCGGTTCTCGTTTCCGGCACGGACGGCGTGGGCACGAAACTGAAGCTGGCGTTCGAGCTGAACCGCCATGACACCGTGGGCATCGACCTGGTGGCCATGAGCGTCAACGATATCCTGGTGCAGGGCGCCGAGCCGCTGTTCTTCCTCGACTATTTCGCTTGCGGCAAGCTGGACGTGCCGATCGCGACGGATGTCATCAAGGGCATCGCCGCCGGCTGCGAACAGGCCGGCTGCGCGCTGATCGGCGGTGAAACGGCCGAGATGCCGAGCATGTACCCGGCCGGCGAATACGACCTGGCCGGCTTCGCCGTCGGCGCCGTGGAAAAATCGAAGCTGATCGACGGTTCCAAGATCGCCCCGGGCGATGTGGTGCTGGGCCTGGCCTCCTCGGGTGCCCACTCGAACGGTTACTCGCTGGTGCGCAAGATCATCGAAGTGGCCAAGCCGGACCTGGAAGCGGACTTCCACGGCCGCAAGCTGGCCGACGTGCTGATGACGCCGACCCGCATCTACGTCAAGCCGTTGCTGGCGCTGATGGAGTCGATGGAAGTGAAAGGCCTGGTGCACATCACCGGCGGCGGCCTGGTGGAAAACATCCCGCGCGTGCTGGCCGACAACCTGACCGCGGAACTGGACGGCAAGTCGTGGACGATGCCGCCGCTGTTCCAGTGGCTGCAGCAGCACGGCGGCGTGGCCGACGCGGAAATGCACCGCGTGTTCAACTGCGGCATCGGCATGACCGTGATCGTGTCGGCCGAGAACGCCGACGCGGCGATTGCCCAGCTGACGGCTGCCGGCGAGACCGTCTCGCGCATCGGCACGATCCGCGCCCGCAAGGAAGGCGAGCACCAGACGATCGTCGTTTGA
- the hda gene encoding DnaA regulatory inactivator Hda, which produces MKQLVLDLGAEPVHTLETFEVGRNAEVAALMRQFAGRSSREHFAYLWGEVGAGKTHLLKALAATEGARYISPFSIESEFVYSPEVDLYLLDDCEKLSPVAQIDAFALFNEIRANNAFMVCSGAVPPAVLPVREDLRTRMGWGLIYQLHGLSDDEKVAALSQAAASRGLTLSPGVLPYLLSHFRRDMRSLSSMLDSLDQYSLETQRPITLPLLREWLQAEKD; this is translated from the coding sequence ATGAAACAGCTGGTGCTCGACCTGGGGGCCGAGCCGGTCCACACGCTCGAAACGTTCGAGGTGGGCCGCAATGCCGAGGTGGCGGCGCTGATGCGCCAGTTCGCCGGCCGCAGCTCGCGCGAGCATTTTGCCTACCTGTGGGGCGAGGTGGGCGCCGGCAAGACCCACCTGCTCAAGGCCCTGGCCGCGACCGAGGGCGCGCGTTATATATCGCCGTTCTCGATCGAATCGGAATTCGTCTACTCGCCGGAAGTCGACCTGTACCTGCTCGACGATTGCGAAAAGCTGTCTCCCGTGGCGCAGATCGACGCCTTCGCGCTGTTCAACGAGATCCGCGCCAACAACGCGTTCATGGTGTGCAGCGGCGCCGTGCCGCCGGCCGTGCTGCCCGTGCGCGAGGATTTGCGCACGCGGATGGGCTGGGGCCTGATCTACCAGCTGCATGGCCTCTCGGACGATGAAAAGGTGGCCGCGCTCTCCCAGGCCGCGGCCAGCCGCGGCTTGACGCTGTCGCCGGGCGTGTTACCCTATTTGTTGTCCCATTTCAGGCGCGACATGCGCTCGCTGTCCTCGATGCTGGACTCGCTCGACCAATATTCGCTGGAAACCCAGCGCCCCATCACCCTGCCATTGCTGCGCGAGTGGCTGCAGGCGGAAAAAGACTAA
- a CDS encoding HAD family hydrolase produces MNLALFDLDHTLLPIDSDYEWGQFLCRQGAVDAAAFARRNDEFFAQYQAGTLDPVEYLEFALGTLATFEPERLAALQQQFMLEVIEPNIKPQARALLQKHLDAGDMVAIVTATNHFVTAPIAKAFGVDHLIAAMPEIVDGRITGRLKGTPTQGQGKILHTKAWLEQMGKTLDHFDNVYFYSDSHNDLPLLSIVSHPVATNPNAVLTRHANEQGWTLLQLFND; encoded by the coding sequence ATGAACCTGGCCCTGTTCGACCTCGACCACACCCTGCTGCCCATCGATTCCGACTACGAGTGGGGTCAATTCCTGTGCCGCCAGGGTGCCGTCGATGCCGCCGCTTTTGCCCGCCGCAACGACGAATTCTTCGCCCAGTACCAGGCCGGCACGCTGGACCCGGTGGAGTACCTGGAATTTGCGCTCGGCACGCTGGCCACCTTCGAGCCGGAGCGGCTGGCCGCACTGCAGCAGCAGTTCATGCTCGAAGTGATCGAGCCGAACATCAAGCCGCAGGCGCGCGCGCTGCTGCAAAAGCACCTGGACGCCGGCGACATGGTGGCCATCGTCACGGCGACCAACCACTTCGTGACGGCGCCGATCGCCAAGGCCTTCGGCGTGGATCACCTGATCGCGGCGATGCCCGAAATCGTGGATGGCCGCATCACCGGCCGCCTGAAGGGCACGCCCACGCAGGGCCAGGGCAAGATCCTGCATACCAAGGCATGGCTGGAACAGATGGGGAAGACGCTCGACCACTTCGACAACGTGTACTTCTACAGCGACTCGCACAACGACCTGCCGCTGCTGTCGATCGTGTCGCACCCGGTCGCCACCAACCCGAATGCCGTCCTGACCCGCCACGCCAACGAGCAGGGCTGGACCTTACTCCAACTATTCAATGATTAA
- the pcnB gene encoding polynucleotide adenylyltransferase PcnB: MIKKFIRKILGVKPPRNNDEPEILGPEQHGIDPKMVSANAIRVTSTLQEAGFEAFVVGGAVRDLLLGVKPKDFDIATNATPEQVKRLFRRAFIIGRRFQIVHVMFGQDLLEVTTFRGTATDNAPKDEHGRVLRDNTFGSQAEDAERRDFTINAMYYNPATQQVLDYHGGIRDIRAKLLRIIGQPETRYREDPVRMLRVVRFAAKLKFDIEPTTAAPISVMAPLINNVPAARVFDEMLKLLMSGSALACLLQLRKAGLHHGLLPLLDVVLEQPLGFKFVTLALEATDRRIAAGKTVSPGFLFASLLWHQVLEKWNAYQASGEFPIPALHLAADEVLESQTEKLALQRKIGSDMRDIWAMQPRFERRNGKNPYKLLEHVRFRAGYDFLLLRCASGEIDQELGDWWSAFYEADETVRAEMVSAISSGGPASKRKRPARRGLRHEEGAAGTELAEQAGDEDFEGDEVHAEGESMPTPKRRRRGPRRKRSGGEDAPDPAPVTPSAD; the protein is encoded by the coding sequence ATGATTAAGAAATTCATCCGCAAGATCCTGGGCGTCAAGCCGCCGCGCAACAACGACGAACCCGAAATCCTCGGCCCGGAGCAGCACGGCATCGACCCGAAAATGGTGTCGGCCAACGCGATCCGCGTCACGTCAACGCTGCAGGAAGCGGGCTTCGAGGCGTTCGTGGTGGGCGGCGCGGTGCGCGATCTGCTGCTGGGCGTGAAGCCGAAGGATTTCGACATCGCCACCAATGCCACGCCCGAGCAGGTGAAACGGCTGTTCCGCCGCGCCTTCATCATCGGCCGCCGCTTCCAGATCGTGCACGTGATGTTCGGCCAGGACCTGCTGGAAGTGACGACCTTCCGCGGCACCGCCACCGACAACGCGCCGAAGGACGAACACGGCCGCGTGCTGCGCGATAACACCTTCGGCAGCCAGGCCGAGGACGCGGAACGCCGCGATTTCACCATCAACGCCATGTACTACAACCCGGCGACCCAGCAGGTGCTCGATTACCACGGCGGCATCCGCGACATTCGCGCCAAGCTGCTGCGCATCATCGGCCAGCCGGAAACCCGCTACCGCGAAGACCCGGTGCGCATGCTGCGCGTGGTGCGCTTCGCCGCCAAGCTCAAGTTCGACATCGAGCCGACGACGGCCGCGCCGATCTCCGTGATGGCGCCGCTGATCAACAACGTGCCGGCCGCGCGCGTGTTCGACGAGATGTTGAAGCTCCTGATGAGCGGCAGCGCCCTCGCCTGCCTGCTGCAGCTGCGCAAGGCCGGCCTGCACCATGGCCTGCTGCCGCTGCTGGACGTGGTGCTCGAGCAGCCGCTGGGCTTCAAGTTCGTGACGCTGGCGCTGGAAGCGACGGACCGCCGCATCGCCGCCGGCAAGACCGTGTCGCCGGGCTTCCTGTTCGCCTCGCTGCTGTGGCACCAGGTGCTGGAAAAATGGAATGCCTACCAGGCTTCGGGAGAATTCCCGATCCCCGCGCTGCACCTGGCGGCGGACGAGGTGCTGGAATCGCAGACGGAAAAGCTGGCGCTGCAGCGCAAGATCGGCTCCGACATGCGCGACATCTGGGCCATGCAGCCGCGCTTCGAGCGCCGCAACGGCAAGAACCCGTACAAGCTGCTGGAACACGTGCGCTTCCGCGCCGGCTACGACTTCCTGCTGCTGCGCTGCGCTTCCGGCGAGATCGACCAGGAACTGGGCGACTGGTGGAGCGCGTTCTACGAAGCCGACGAGACGGTGCGCGCCGAGATGGTGTCGGCCATTTCCAGTGGCGGTCCGGCCAGCAAGCGCAAGCGCCCGGCGCGCCGCGGCTTGCGCCATGAGGAAGGCGCCGCGGGTACCGAGCTTGCCGAGCAGGCAGGCGACGAAGACTTCGAAGGCGACGAGGTGCATGCCGAGGGCGAGAGCATGCCGACACCGAAGCGGCGCCGCCGCGGCCCACGCCGCAAGCGTAGCGGCGGCGAAGACGCGCCCGATCCGGCACCCGTGACGCCTTCCGCCGACTGA
- the folK gene encoding 2-amino-4-hydroxy-6-hydroxymethyldihydropteridine diphosphokinase, translating into MMEAFIGIGANLGDARANALDAVERLRRVPGLSVTAVSSLYRTAPIDSSGDDYINAVARIDTTLAAPALLEALFAIEQQHGRERPYRNAPRTLDLDLLLYGDQTIDNPALTVPHPRLTQRAFVLVPLLEIAPDVVVPGLGAASSFAAGVAGQRIDKVN; encoded by the coding sequence CTGATGGAAGCGTTCATCGGCATCGGCGCCAATCTCGGCGACGCGCGCGCCAACGCGCTGGACGCCGTGGAGCGCCTGCGGCGCGTTCCCGGCCTGTCGGTGACCGCCGTCTCGAGCCTGTACCGCACGGCGCCGATCGACTCCTCGGGCGACGACTACATCAACGCCGTCGCCCGCATCGACACCACGCTCGCCGCGCCGGCACTGCTCGAAGCGCTGTTCGCCATCGAGCAGCAGCACGGCCGCGAGCGTCCCTACCGCAACGCGCCGCGCACGCTGGACCTCGACCTGCTGCTGTACGGCGACCAGACGATCGATAACCCCGCGCTGACCGTGCCACATCCGCGCCTGACGCAGCGCGCCTTCGTGCTCGTGCCGCTGCTGGAGATCGCGCCGGATGTCGTGGTGCCCGGCCTGGGCGCCGCGTCTTCCTTCGCGGCGGGCGTGGCCGGGCAGCGCATCGACAAAGTGAACTGA
- a CDS encoding DMT family protein: protein MQIPVIVQTVGLLTLSNIFMTVAWYGHLKSLSTKAWYVAAFVSWGIALFEYLLQVPANRIGYTQFSLAQLKIMQEVITLSVFVPFAMIYMNQPFKTDFIWAGLCLVGAVYFIFRS from the coding sequence ATGCAGATTCCCGTCATCGTACAAACCGTGGGTCTCCTGACCCTGTCGAACATCTTCATGACGGTGGCGTGGTACGGCCACCTGAAGAGCCTCTCCACCAAGGCCTGGTACGTGGCGGCCTTCGTCAGCTGGGGCATCGCGCTGTTCGAATACCTGCTGCAGGTGCCGGCCAACCGCATCGGCTATACGCAGTTCAGCCTGGCGCAGCTGAAGATCATGCAGGAAGTGATCACGCTTTCCGTGTTCGTGCCGTTCGCCATGATCTACATGAACCAGCCGTTCAAGACCGATTTCATCTGGGCGGGCTTGTGCCTCGTCGGGGCCGTGTACTTCATCTTCCGGTCCTGA
- the panB gene encoding 3-methyl-2-oxobutanoate hydroxymethyltransferase, with protein MSGYLQGKEMSGTAAATSGTPAPAKAVANKAVTIPSLAALRAAGEKISMLTCYDASFAALMERAGVEILLIGDSLGMVCNGHTSTLPVTVQQVAYHTAAVARGAKTAMIMADLPFGSYGTPEQALASCVQLMQAGAHIVKIEGAGWLADTVRFLVERGVPVCAHIGLTPQFVHQLGGYKVQGKTVESAEALKADALKLQAAGASIVLLEAVPSTVGKAVTEALSVPTIGIGAGPDCSGQVLVMHDLLGVFPGRKARFVKNFMDGQPTIEAAFAAYVAAVKDGSFPALEHCF; from the coding sequence ATGTCTGGTTATCTGCAGGGTAAAGAAATGTCCGGCACGGCAGCCGCCACGAGCGGCACGCCGGCACCGGCAAAAGCGGTGGCGAACAAGGCCGTCACGATTCCGTCACTGGCCGCGCTGCGCGCCGCGGGCGAAAAGATCTCGATGCTGACGTGCTACGACGCCAGCTTCGCCGCGCTGATGGAGCGCGCCGGGGTCGAGATCCTGCTGATCGGCGATTCGCTGGGCATGGTGTGCAACGGCCACACGTCCACCCTGCCCGTCACCGTGCAGCAAGTGGCTTACCACACGGCCGCCGTGGCGCGCGGCGCCAAGACCGCGATGATCATGGCCGACCTGCCGTTCGGCAGCTACGGCACCCCCGAGCAGGCGCTGGCGAGCTGCGTGCAGCTGATGCAGGCCGGCGCGCACATCGTCAAGATCGAAGGCGCCGGCTGGCTGGCCGACACGGTGCGCTTCCTCGTCGAGCGCGGCGTGCCGGTCTGCGCGCACATCGGCCTGACGCCGCAATTCGTGCACCAGCTGGGCGGCTACAAGGTGCAGGGCAAGACGGTGGAAAGCGCCGAAGCCCTGAAGGCGGACGCATTGAAGCTGCAAGCGGCCGGCGCCTCGATCGTGCTGCTCGAAGCGGTGCCCTCCACCGTCGGCAAGGCCGTCACCGAAGCGCTGTCGGTGCCCACCATCGGCATCGGCGCCGGCCCCGACTGCTCGGGCCAGGTGCTGGTGATGCACGACCTGCTGGGCGTCTTCCCCGGCCGCAAGGCACGCTTCGTGAAGAACTTCATGGACGGCCAACCCACCATCGAAGCCGCCTTCGCCGCCTATGTCGCCGCCGTCAAGGACGGCAGCTTCCCCGCCCTCGAGCACTGCTTCTAA
- a CDS encoding zinc-binding alcohol dehydrogenase family protein: MKAAVITSFDHPPRYTDIGDPVPEAPGEMLVEVLAAGLHHVTRGRASGAHYSSTGSPPLVAGVDGVGRGTDGKLRYFVQAPDRLGTMADKTVIEQDHSIELPADSDPVTIAAAMNPAMAAWLALRCRVPFRGGQKVLILGATGSSGSMAVQVARHLGAAQVIAAGRDEARLAGLPALGATETVQLEDTRLGKAACDVDVVLDFVWGEPAARTMEALLQQRTGRRAPLTWIHIGSMAGEVAPVPGAMLRAANLHIVGSGLGSVALRQILEELPALALEIARGTFRIEAKAVPLSKVEEAWRAADHGGARIVFTP; this comes from the coding sequence ATGAAAGCCGCCGTCATCACGTCGTTCGACCACCCGCCGCGTTACACCGACATCGGCGACCCGGTACCCGAAGCGCCAGGCGAGATGCTGGTCGAGGTACTGGCCGCCGGCCTGCATCACGTCACCCGCGGGCGTGCATCGGGCGCGCATTACTCGAGCACGGGATCGCCGCCCCTGGTGGCGGGTGTCGACGGAGTCGGGCGCGGCACGGACGGCAAGCTGCGCTACTTCGTGCAGGCCCCCGACCGGCTGGGCACGATGGCCGACAAGACCGTGATCGAGCAGGACCACAGCATCGAACTGCCGGCCGACAGCGATCCCGTCACCATCGCCGCCGCGATGAATCCGGCAATGGCCGCGTGGCTCGCGCTGCGCTGCCGCGTGCCATTCCGGGGCGGGCAGAAAGTGCTCATCCTCGGCGCCACGGGCAGCTCGGGAAGCATGGCCGTGCAGGTCGCCCGGCACCTGGGCGCGGCACAGGTGATTGCCGCGGGCCGCGACGAAGCCAGGCTTGCCGGCCTGCCGGCGCTGGGCGCCACGGAAACCGTGCAACTGGAAGATACCCGGCTGGGGAAGGCGGCATGCGACGTCGACGTGGTGCTCGATTTCGTGTGGGGCGAACCCGCCGCCCGCACCATGGAAGCGCTACTGCAGCAGCGCACCGGGCGCCGCGCCCCGCTCACGTGGATACACATCGGCTCGATGGCGGGCGAGGTGGCGCCGGTTCCGGGCGCCATGCTGCGCGCCGCGAACCTGCACATCGTGGGCAGTGGGCTGGGCTCCGTGGCGCTACGCCAGATCCTCGAGGAATTGCCGGCCCTGGCCCTGGAGATCGCGCGCGGCACGTTCCGTATCGAAGCGAAGGCCGTGCCGCTCAGCAAGGTGGAGGAAGCCTGGCGCGCAGCCGATCACGGCGGCGCGCGCATCGTCTTCACGCCCTGA
- a CDS encoding MarR family transcriptional regulator: protein MKNQRSKKTADKPGEGVLDAFVPVAFATMAVLNRIGAENDLSLTLMRVMGILWDRRPRMAELADYLGLEKQTMSGLIARAEKRGLVARAPNVHDGRATDVFLTSEGEALFLRLHGQMQEALAPLTERLDAAEQQQLRQLLERMLPPG from the coding sequence ATGAAGAACCAACGATCGAAGAAGACCGCCGACAAGCCCGGCGAAGGTGTGCTGGACGCGTTCGTGCCCGTTGCCTTTGCCACGATGGCCGTGCTGAACAGGATCGGCGCCGAGAACGACCTGTCGCTGACGCTGATGCGCGTGATGGGCATCCTGTGGGACCGGCGCCCGCGCATGGCGGAGCTGGCCGACTACCTGGGGCTGGAAAAGCAGACGATGTCGGGCTTGATCGCCCGGGCGGAAAAACGCGGCCTGGTGGCGCGCGCGCCGAACGTGCACGATGGCAGGGCGACGGACGTGTTCCTGACGAGCGAGGGAGAAGCACTGTTCCTGCGCCTGCATGGGCAGATGCAGGAGGCGCTGGCGCCGCTCACGGAACGGCTCGACGCGGCGGAGCAGCAGCAGTTGCGGCAACTGCTCGAGCGGATGCTGCCGCCGGGGTAG
- a CDS encoding aldehyde dehydrogenase, whose amino-acid sequence MTDTASWHERARALTIDGRAFIDGQRTWSRTERQFDNRSPIDGRELGPVARCGPEDVDAAVASARAAFEDGRWASLAPAQRKRILVKFADLMQRHRDELALLETLDMGKPIKYSLSVDLAGAANCIRWYGEAIDKVYGEIAPSPGDSLALIAREPVGVVGAIVPWNYPMLMASWKIAPALAAGNSVVLKPSEKSPLTALRLAELALEAGIPPGVFNVLPGYGNEAGSALALHMDVDCIAFTGSTRVGKQIMQMAGQSNLKRAWTELGGKSANIVCADCPDLDAAVAASIGSIFFNQGESCNAPSRLFVEEPIREAFIDKALAMVPGFTPGDPLDANTVMGAIVDDIQLNTIMKYIGEGKSAGARLLAGGERVRLDTGGYYVAPTIFDRVDAGMSIAREEIFGPVLSVLGFTSLDEAVKQANATPYGLHAAVWTSDLSKAIKTSRALRAGTVHVNQYDNDDITVPFGGYKQSGNGRDKSLHAFDKYTELKTTWIQL is encoded by the coding sequence ATGACCGACACCGCCAGCTGGCACGAGCGCGCCCGCGCCCTTACGATCGACGGCCGCGCCTTCATCGACGGCCAACGCACCTGGTCCCGCACCGAGCGGCAATTCGACAACCGTTCGCCCATCGATGGGCGCGAACTGGGCCCCGTGGCGCGCTGCGGGCCGGAAGATGTCGACGCCGCAGTGGCCAGCGCCCGCGCCGCCTTCGAGGACGGCCGCTGGGCCAGCCTCGCCCCGGCGCAGCGCAAGCGCATCCTCGTGAAGTTCGCCGACCTGATGCAGCGGCACCGCGACGAACTGGCGCTCCTCGAAACGCTCGACATGGGCAAGCCGATCAAGTACAGCCTCTCCGTCGACCTGGCGGGGGCGGCGAACTGCATCCGCTGGTATGGCGAGGCGATCGACAAGGTGTATGGCGAGATCGCCCCGTCGCCCGGCGACAGCCTGGCGCTGATCGCGCGCGAGCCGGTCGGCGTGGTCGGTGCGATCGTTCCGTGGAATTACCCGATGCTGATGGCGTCATGGAAGATCGCGCCCGCGCTGGCCGCCGGTAACAGCGTGGTGCTGAAGCCTTCCGAGAAATCGCCTTTGACCGCGCTGCGGCTCGCCGAACTGGCGCTCGAGGCGGGCATTCCGCCCGGCGTCTTCAATGTGCTGCCCGGCTACGGCAACGAGGCTGGCAGCGCGCTGGCGCTGCACATGGATGTCGACTGCATCGCGTTTACCGGTTCCACCCGCGTGGGCAAGCAGATCATGCAGATGGCCGGGCAGTCGAACCTGAAGCGGGCCTGGACGGAGCTGGGCGGCAAGTCCGCCAACATCGTGTGCGCCGACTGCCCGGACCTCGACGCGGCCGTGGCGGCCTCGATCGGCTCGATCTTCTTCAACCAGGGCGAGAGCTGCAATGCGCCATCGCGGCTGTTCGTGGAAGAGCCGATCCGCGAAGCCTTCATCGACAAGGCACTGGCCATGGTGCCCGGCTTCACGCCCGGCGATCCGCTGGACGCGAATACGGTGATGGGCGCGATCGTCGACGATATCCAGCTGAACACGATCATGAAGTACATCGGCGAAGGCAAGAGCGCCGGCGCGCGGCTGCTGGCCGGCGGCGAGCGCGTGCGCCTCGATACGGGCGGCTATTACGTGGCGCCGACGATCTTCGACAGGGTCGACGCCGGCATGTCGATCGCCCGCGAGGAAATCTTCGGACCGGTCCTCTCCGTGCTCGGCTTCACGTCGCTGGACGAAGCCGTGAAGCAGGCGAACGCCACTCCGTATGGCCTGCACGCGGCCGTGTGGACGTCCGACCTGTCGAAGGCCATCAAGACCTCGCGCGCCCTGCGCGCCGGCACCGTGCACGTGAACCAGTACGACAACGACGACATCACCGTGCCGTTCGGCGGCTACAAGCAATCCGGCAACGGCCGCGACAAGTCGCTGCACGCGTTCGACAAGTACACGGAGCTGAAGACGACCTGGATACAGCTGTAA